One Campylobacter sputorum subsp. sputorum DNA segment encodes these proteins:
- a CDS encoding ABC transporter ATP-binding protein: MNVIECINLTHYYGKKKIYENLNFSVEKGKVVGLLGKNGVGKSTTINILMGNLTPTSGKCLIYGEDSTNLSPKARAKIGLLYEGYITYDYLKVKNLYEIYSTQYKTKFKKECFFDLFKKLGVDMNQKISTLSCGQRSQVVLGLIFASSPELLILDDYSLGLDTGYRRLFIEYLSDYLKNGEKSVLMTTHIVNDLDKLLDDIVIIQKNESPLIMKYDEFRANFKGYSLPKNANLNEISGIKSTVELNNEVQIYGFLDGVSKDAKELNLSFEDAFLGYTGRY; this comes from the coding sequence ATGAATGTGATAGAGTGTATAAATTTAACGCATTATTATGGTAAAAAAAAGATATATGAAAATCTAAATTTCAGTGTAGAAAAAGGCAAAGTCGTAGGTCTTTTAGGTAAAAATGGCGTCGGCAAAAGCACAACTATAAATATTTTGATGGGAAATTTAACACCGACTTCAGGAAAATGCTTGATTTATGGTGAAGACAGCACAAATTTAAGTCCTAAAGCAAGAGCAAAGATAGGGCTTTTATATGAAGGATATATAACTTACGATTATCTAAAAGTTAAAAATTTATATGAAATTTACTCAACTCAGTATAAAACAAAATTTAAAAAAGAGTGTTTTTTTGACCTTTTTAAAAAACTTGGAGTTGATATGAATCAAAAAATTTCAACATTATCTTGTGGACAGCGATCGCAAGTCGTTTTAGGACTTATCTTTGCTAGCTCTCCTGAGCTTTTAATCCTTGATGATTACTCTCTTGGGCTTGATACGGGATATAGACGGCTTTTTATTGAATATTTAAGCGATTATTTAAAAAATGGTGAAAAAAGCGTTTTGATGACAACCCATATTGTAAATGACTTGGATAAATTGCTTGATGATATAGTTATCATACAAAAAAATGAGTCACCTCTTATAATGAAATACGATGAATTTAGAGCAAATTTCAAAGGCTACTCGCTTCCAAAAAATGCAAATTTAAATGAAATTTCGGGCATAAAAAGTACTGTTGAGCTTAACAATGAAGTACAAATTTATGGTTTTTTAGATGGTGTTTCAAAGGATGCAAAAGAGTTAAATTTAAGCTTTGAAGATGCATTTTTGGGTTATACAGGGAGATATTGA
- a CDS encoding FUSC family protein: MTRFFNIIKQNDPANFSFFYAIKAVIAVLLSAFVANIFYGFSGLIWASAASVGIFFLINIRGSTKDEIFAFFSYIATSIAFVYFMDNFRNLGLYLFIPTFFWLFFISFCSCFNKNLSLALIQTTFGGFFLLIAIKYGSDKTAVMMGFLIGGLISTFLRVVSFTSHGKFTKKAFSVILDDLINLNVNLFDNKFGKVQQKSLLHISKLKELFSLKSIQFKDQNLIKNHSRALFYLYKCEEILHLLSIIRASYKQIKDDKIIHELQDEISLNLKNLKLLFLDKDVKLKNDVFLKLKEENKEVIPSLEILYHTFNLFILGGERKISLEIKQKNSILSQIKKSFDFTNLTFRYSLKFAFAVSLGVFIALYFNVDHGFWIALGVMTVMRFSVDDIKNATKDTIIATIIGMVIGVGLLLLFGVSLMFYVIGFIMLFLVFYIKPFSFFFWMISFIILLTMYFALVSGDYEGLMLLRFEDMAVGFLISIIISSIFWRHRLKDEIKPIIDKVLINFSNLLDTIVNKNLDNFTNNQSLLLLNLKDYKNSIKSTKSKIFDDILCEFERIDVMILNLKTYLQKHDFDDEFVNNDLLSIKSRFDMLKSLNDDLPSYFFSDFMNDDKKLLTMMAEITNYQESLYGYLDDAKNTKIW, from the coding sequence ATGACAAGATTTTTTAATATTATCAAACAAAATGATCCTGCAAATTTTAGTTTTTTTTATGCTATAAAAGCTGTTATTGCAGTGCTTTTGAGTGCTTTTGTAGCAAATATTTTTTATGGATTTAGTGGGCTTATATGGGCAAGTGCCGCGTCTGTGGGGATATTTTTCCTTATAAATATAAGAGGAAGTACAAAAGATGAAATTTTTGCTTTTTTTTCTTATATAGCAACTTCTATAGCTTTTGTATATTTTATGGATAATTTTAGAAATCTTGGTTTGTATCTTTTTATCCCAACATTTTTTTGGCTCTTTTTCATATCTTTTTGTTCTTGTTTTAATAAAAATTTAAGTCTAGCTCTAATCCAGACAACTTTTGGCGGATTTTTCTTGCTTATTGCTATAAAATACGGAAGCGATAAAACTGCCGTTATGATGGGATTTTTGATAGGTGGCTTGATATCAACATTTTTAAGAGTTGTCAGTTTTACATCACATGGAAAATTTACAAAAAAAGCATTTAGTGTGATTTTAGATGATTTGATAAATTTAAATGTAAATTTATTTGATAACAAATTTGGTAAAGTTCAGCAAAAAAGCCTACTTCACATAAGTAAATTAAAAGAACTATTTTCTTTAAAAAGTATTCAGTTTAAAGATCAAAACTTAATAAAAAATCATTCAAGAGCTTTGTTTTATCTGTATAAATGTGAAGAAATTTTACATCTTTTAAGCATCATTAGAGCGAGTTACAAACAGATAAAAGATGATAAGATTATACATGAATTGCAAGATGAAATTTCTTTAAATTTAAAAAATTTAAAGCTACTTTTTTTGGACAAAGATGTTAAATTAAAAAACGACGTATTTCTTAAACTAAAAGAGGAAAATAAAGAAGTTATACCATCTTTGGAAATTTTATATCACACATTTAATCTTTTTATATTGGGCGGAGAAAGAAAAATTAGCCTAGAAATAAAGCAAAAAAATAGCATTTTATCACAAATAAAAAAATCATTTGATTTTACAAATTTAACTTTTAGATATTCGCTAAAATTTGCCTTTGCTGTCTCTTTGGGTGTATTTATCGCTTTGTATTTTAATGTAGATCATGGATTTTGGATAGCACTTGGAGTTATGACTGTTATGAGATTTAGTGTTGATGATATTAAAAACGCTACAAAAGATACAATTATTGCTACTATTATAGGAATGGTTATCGGTGTTGGTTTGCTTTTGTTGTTTGGTGTTAGTTTGATGTTTTATGTTATTGGTTTTATTATGCTGTTTTTGGTATTTTATATCAAACCTTTTAGCTTCTTTTTCTGGATGATTAGTTTTATAATTTTACTAACAATGTATTTTGCTCTTGTTAGTGGAGACTATGAGGGACTTATGTTGCTTAGATTTGAAGATATGGCTGTTGGGTTTTTAATCTCTATCATAATATCAAGTATATTTTGGAGACATAGATTAAAAGACGAAATAAAACCCATAATAGACAAAGTATTAATAAATTTTTCAAATCTCCTAGATACGATTGTAAATAAAAATTTGGATAACTTCACTAACAATCAAAGTTTGTTGTTATTAAATTTAAAAGATTATAAAAATTCTATAAAATCTACAAAAAGTAAAATATTTGATGATATTTTATGTGAGTTTGAGCGTATCGATGTAATGATTTTAAATTTAAAAACTTATTTGCAAAAGCATGATTTTGATGATGAGTTTGTAAATAATGATTTGTTATCTATAAAAAGTAGATTTGATATGTTAAAAAGCTTAAATGATGATCTTCCATCTTATTTTTTTAGCGATTTTATGAATGATGATAAGAAGCTGCTTACTATGATGGCTGAAATAACAAATTATCAAGAAAGTCTTTATGGTTACCTTGACGATGCAAAAAATACAAAAATATGGTGA
- the pstS gene encoding phosphate ABC transporter substrate-binding protein PstS codes for MLKKLTGLVIASMVAVGSANAADKIMGQGATFPLPVYKDWAKGYYSDTKNQVTYSGGGSGKGVSAITDRNGDFGGTDSALKADELKEKKLLQFPTVIGSIVLAYNIDGVKDHALKLDGEAVAGIFSGKITKWNDPILTKLNPDLKLPDADIVPVVRSESSGTTFNFTSYISKANEDWAKNYGAQKTINWGAKVTPAQGNPLVAKTIKQTKNSIGYIEFAYKIKEDLNAATLKTRDGDWAEPTEENFAKAALNSNFSIDEHFYDVLAYGKGAKSYPIAAATFVLVPSDNQESAKKVTKFFSWAFESQKGKKMAKDLGYLPLPEDTVKMINEYWTKYGISPK; via the coding sequence ATGTTAAAAAAATTAACAGGTTTAGTAATAGCGTCAATGGTTGCCGTGGGTAGTGCAAATGCTGCTGATAAGATAATGGGTCAAGGAGCAACTTTTCCGCTTCCAGTTTATAAAGATTGGGCAAAAGGTTACTATAGTGATACAAAAAATCAAGTTACTTATAGTGGCGGTGGAAGTGGCAAAGGCGTAAGTGCTATCACTGATAGAAATGGGGATTTTGGTGGAACAGATTCAGCTTTAAAAGCAGATGAGTTAAAAGAGAAAAAATTACTTCAATTCCCTACAGTTATAGGCAGTATAGTTTTAGCTTATAATATAGATGGTGTTAAAGACCATGCTCTTAAACTAGATGGCGAAGCTGTTGCTGGCATATTTTCTGGTAAAATAACAAAATGGAATGATCCTATTTTAACAAAATTAAATCCAGATCTTAAACTTCCAGATGCAGATATAGTTCCAGTTGTTAGAAGTGAATCTAGTGGAACAACATTTAACTTTACAAGTTATATATCAAAAGCAAATGAAGATTGGGCAAAAAATTATGGTGCACAAAAGACTATAAACTGGGGTGCGAAAGTTACTCCTGCACAAGGAAACCCACTTGTTGCTAAAACAATCAAGCAAACTAAAAATTCAATCGGCTATATAGAATTTGCTTATAAAATAAAAGAAGATCTTAATGCTGCTACGCTAAAAACAAGAGATGGCGATTGGGCTGAGCCAACTGAAGAGAATTTTGCAAAAGCTGCATTAAATTCAAACTTTAGCATAGATGAACACTTCTATGATGTTTTAGCGTATGGAAAAGGTGCAAAATCATATCCAATAGCAGCTGCAACATTTGTTCTTGTTCCAAGCGACAATCAAGAATCAGCAAAAAAAGTAACTAAATTTTTCAGCTGGGCTTTTGAGAGCCAAAAAGGTAAAAAAATGGCTAAAGATTTAGGTTATTTACCACTTCCAGAAGATACTGTAAAAATGATTAATGAGTATTGGACAAAATACGGCATTTCACCTAAATAA
- the pstA gene encoding phosphate ABC transporter permease PstA encodes MSKDKFLKTRLKATKKRVFINALVSSFSIFFAIVGLLFLFWIIVTLAVKGIDGFSASMFVTDTIEGGIRNALVGHIILIGIASIIGIPIGLLAGTYLSEYGGPNDKKSNFVRNMSDIMMSTPSIVIGAFAYAILVSPMSSYSGLAGSIALCIMMVPVVLKTTDDMLTLVPQTLREAAIAIGAPKYKVIVDIIFRAAKNGLVTGIILAIARVAGETAPLLFTSFHSDFFVLNPLEPMPSLTNTIYEFTQYPDDYQNAVAWATAFLLAVFVLGINIVCRFLIKQKKR; translated from the coding sequence ATGAGCAAAGATAAATTTTTAAAAACAAGACTTAAAGCTACTAAAAAAAGAGTATTTATAAATGCTTTGGTAAGTTCTTTTTCTATATTTTTTGCCATAGTTGGTCTTTTGTTTCTTTTTTGGATAATAGTAACATTGGCTGTAAAAGGCATAGATGGATTTAGTGCTAGTATGTTTGTAACAGACACTATAGAAGGCGGAATTAGAAATGCTTTGGTAGGTCATATTATTTTGATAGGTATAGCTTCTATTATAGGAATTCCTATCGGGTTATTAGCAGGAACATATTTAAGCGAATATGGCGGTCCAAATGATAAAAAATCAAATTTCGTTAGAAATATGAGCGATATTATGATGAGTACGCCTTCTATTGTAATTGGTGCTTTTGCTTATGCAATACTTGTAAGCCCAATGAGTAGTTATAGTGGTTTAGCCGGTTCCATAGCACTTTGTATAATGATGGTGCCAGTTGTGCTTAAAACAACTGACGATATGTTAACTCTTGTTCCTCAAACTCTTAGAGAAGCTGCTATAGCTATCGGTGCTCCAAAATACAAAGTTATAGTAGATATTATATTTCGTGCTGCTAAAAATGGCTTAGTAACCGGTATAATACTAGCTATAGCAAGAGTTGCAGGTGAGACAGCTCCGCTTTTATTTACTTCATTTCATAGTGATTTTTTTGTATTAAATCCATTAGAACCAATGCCATCACTAACAAATACAATTTATGAATTTACACAATACCCAGATGATTATCAAAACGCAGTTGCATGGGCAACAGCATTTTTATTAGCCGTTTTTGTTCTAGGTATAAACATTGTGTGTAGATTTTTAATAAAACAAAAGAAAAGGTAG
- a CDS encoding nucleotidyltransferase family protein — protein MNSQNNSSLPSDIQKELIEELLAIKPKEIWLFGSYAKGNPKPSSDVDLFVVKKNLKEEFHKDFVNLRNDLKKFQNKYGIDIDIFVDTKSGIKEKIAKGDSFYTSVFDGATKIYSKKKQTINTAKKQSKQKNKIGLWLKQNLFKEDGF, from the coding sequence ATGAATAGTCAAAATAATAGCAGTTTGCCAAGCGATATACAAAAAGAGCTTATAGAAGAGTTATTAGCTATAAAGCCAAAAGAAATTTGGCTTTTTGGAAGTTATGCAAAAGGTAATCCAAAACCAAGCAGTGATGTAGATCTTTTTGTAGTAAAGAAAAATTTAAAAGAAGAATTTCATAAAGATTTTGTAAATTTAAGAAATGATCTTAAAAAATTTCAAAATAAATATGGCATAGATATAGATATATTTGTAGATACAAAATCAGGGATTAAAGAAAAAATTGCAAAAGGAGATAGTTTCTATACTTCAGTTTTTGATGGTGCGACTAAAATTTATAGCAAAAAAAAGCAAACCATAAATACTGCAAAGAAACAATCAAAACAGAAAAATAAAATAGGTCTTTGGCTTAAACAAAATTTATTTAAAGAAGATGGATTTTAG
- a CDS encoding ExbD/TolR family protein, giving the protein MKIENDFKLNVVPLIDVMLVLLTIVLCAASFIEYSKVDMNLPKSGTSSDEFPKQRVEISLYADGTMKFDGNLVDIETLELNLGALDKKTPLIFKGDEKSEFKYFIDIVQLLKKHELSNFIIMTEVKK; this is encoded by the coding sequence TTGAAAATAGAAAATGATTTTAAGCTAAATGTAGTCCCATTAATTGATGTTATGTTGGTTTTGCTCACTATTGTTTTGTGTGCGGCTAGTTTTATTGAGTATAGCAAAGTGGATATGAATCTGCCAAAAAGTGGTACAAGTTCTGATGAGTTTCCAAAACAAAGAGTTGAGATTTCACTTTATGCTGATGGGACTATGAAATTTGATGGCAATTTGGTTGATATCGAAACACTTGAGCTAAATTTAGGAGCTCTTGATAAAAAGACTCCATTAATATTTAAAGGAGATGAGAAGTCGGAATTTAAATATTTTATTGATATTGTTCAGCTTTTAAAAAAGCATGAACTCTCGAATTTTATCATCATGACAGAGGTAAAAAAATGA
- the pstB gene encoding phosphate ABC transporter ATP-binding protein PstB, translating to MPTITEIKDKKILNIKNFSFWYAGSQSPNLRNINMPVAINKVTALIGPSGCGKSTLLRSINRICDLYPGNRYEGEILFHDKNILDSKTDLIDLRIKIGMIFQQPTAFPMSIKDNVEYGLKLQGIKDKKVLSEITEKSLKGANIWDEVKDRLNDDAGGLSGGQRQRLCIARAIAVSPEVLLFDEPTSALDPISTIAIEELINRLKEKYTIVIVTHNMQQAMRISDYTAFMYLGDLIEFGETKQIFKNPREKLLQEYVGGKFG from the coding sequence ATGCCAACTATAACTGAAATTAAAGACAAAAAAATTTTAAATATTAAGAATTTTTCATTTTGGTATGCAGGATCTCAAAGTCCAAATTTAAGAAACATAAATATGCCAGTTGCTATAAATAAAGTTACTGCATTAATCGGACCTAGTGGATGCGGTAAATCAACGCTTCTTCGCTCTATAAATAGGATTTGTGATTTATATCCAGGCAATAGATACGAAGGTGAAATTTTATTTCATGATAAAAATATATTAGATTCAAAAACAGATTTGATAGATCTTAGAATAAAAATTGGTATGATTTTTCAACAACCAACAGCCTTTCCTATGAGTATAAAAGATAATGTCGAATATGGATTAAAGCTTCAAGGTATTAAAGATAAAAAGGTTTTATCTGAAATTACTGAAAAATCCTTAAAAGGTGCAAATATATGGGATGAGGTTAAAGATAGACTAAATGATGATGCTGGCGGTTTAAGTGGTGGTCAAAGACAAAGACTTTGTATCGCAAGAGCAATAGCTGTTAGTCCAGAAGTTTTGCTTTTTGATGAGCCAACTTCTGCTCTTGATCCTATCTCAACTATAGCCATAGAAGAGCTTATTAATAGATTAAAAGAAAAATACACTATAGTTATCGTTACTCACAATATGCAACAAGCTATGAGAATCAGCGATTATACCGCATTTATGTATCTTGGAGATTTGATTGAATTTGGTGAAACAAAGCAGATATTTAAAAACCCTAGAGAAAAACTACTTCAAGAGTATGTTGGCGGTAAATTTGGTTGA
- a CDS encoding MFS transporter encodes MSKKFKNPFISLKYKNFRYYWFGMNISLIGSWMQSIAQPWLALTVTNDPFLVSIVAVAQFLPTLILSLFSGVLVDKVNTKYILFISQIGLMLVAIGFSIMTILDQALYINILMLATANGIFSCIDAPARHSFVYELVDDDDYIQNAVALNSMAFNVARILGPGLAGMVMMSFGVKYCFIFNAISFAAIIVSLFFIKPNRKISKQENKGNVLLSIKDGFNYVKNQKIISHNLFITLIITMFIPHYNITISALCKFILGGGEQTFGYLMSFLGIGSFFGAFFIAMYGKLNLRLINTIPFITSFSLFCIGIWQNFWVVALFLSLTGFCFVITAASINSTIQLNTKNEFRGRVMSIYSLFFQGSVPFGAIFSGYFTNKFGANIGLFVCAISAIVCLLVLMFYSKYDKNKPILKSIFFK; translated from the coding sequence ATGAGTAAAAAATTTAAAAATCCTTTTATATCTTTAAAATACAAAAATTTCAGATACTATTGGTTTGGTATGAATATATCATTGATAGGTTCTTGGATGCAAAGCATTGCTCAACCTTGGTTAGCACTAACAGTAACAAATGATCCATTTTTAGTTAGTATTGTTGCAGTTGCTCAATTTTTACCAACACTAATTTTATCGCTATTTTCCGGTGTTTTAGTTGATAAAGTTAATACAAAATATATACTTTTTATTTCACAAATTGGACTAATGTTAGTTGCAATAGGTTTTAGTATTATGACGATTTTAGATCAAGCGTTATATATAAATATACTTATGTTAGCTACTGCTAATGGTATTTTCTCTTGCATTGACGCACCAGCTAGACACTCATTTGTTTATGAGTTAGTAGATGACGATGATTATATACAAAATGCAGTTGCATTAAACTCAATGGCTTTTAATGTAGCAAGAATTTTAGGACCGGGACTTGCTGGTATGGTTATGATGAGTTTTGGAGTAAAATACTGCTTTATATTTAATGCTATAAGTTTTGCAGCCATCATAGTAAGTTTATTTTTTATAAAACCAAATCGCAAAATTTCAAAACAGGAAAATAAAGGTAATGTATTATTGTCTATTAAAGATGGTTTTAATTATGTAAAAAATCAAAAAATAATATCTCATAATCTTTTCATAACTTTAATTATAACTATGTTTATACCGCATTATAATATAACCATATCAGCACTTTGTAAATTTATACTTGGTGGAGGGGAACAAACTTTTGGATATTTGATGTCTTTTCTTGGTATAGGCTCATTTTTCGGAGCATTTTTTATAGCAATGTATGGAAAACTTAATTTAAGACTTATAAATACAATACCTTTTATAACATCTTTTAGTTTATTTTGCATAGGGATATGGCAAAATTTTTGGGTGGTTGCACTATTTTTATCACTAACGGGATTTTGTTTTGTTATAACAGCAGCTAGCATAAACTCAACAATACAACTTAATACTAAAAATGAATTTAGAGGAAGAGTTATGAGTATTTATAGTCTGTTTTTTCAAGGAAGTGTTCCATTTGGGGCTATCTTTTCAGGATATTTCACTAACAAATTTGGAGCAAATATTGGGCTGTTTGTTTGCGCTATATCGGCTATTGTTTGTTTGTTAGTTTTAATGTTTTATAGCAAATATGATAAAAATAAACCTATACTAAAATCCATCTTCTTTAAATAA
- a CDS encoding energy transducer TonB, whose product MNNNKKRLFVSIFISTCIYVSAFAAYHYGIQDEKTNISFSDNIETRSAFSVSFAQIASNDTNKDSSANSDIVSDEMSNIESIQDDVVEISDSQESSKIIESSKDIIKEQVIIKKEVTNKKMQKEIKKEIHKCKNGCKKSSIKSEKTSLVKSSNNVNIAGGNTASGTKKDNDGTNIAGLIYKAILKYKTYPKKAEIMGIQGRVVVSFKLKDKDNFEILQVSSSSGANILDKHALAIIDKAKVDFPIEVIGTQINVPINFNSKELR is encoded by the coding sequence ATGAATAATAATAAAAAAAGACTTTTTGTTTCTATTTTTATCTCGACTTGTATATATGTATCGGCTTTTGCAGCATATCATTATGGAATACAAGATGAAAAAACTAATATTAGCTTTTCTGATAATATAGAAACTAGAAGTGCTTTTAGTGTATCTTTTGCTCAAATAGCTAGCAATGATACAAATAAGGATTCTAGTGCAAATTCTGATATAGTAAGTGATGAAATGTCAAACATTGAAAGCATACAAGATGATGTTGTAGAAATATCTGATTCGCAAGAGAGTTCTAAAATTATAGAGTCATCCAAAGATATAATAAAAGAACAAGTTATTATCAAAAAAGAAGTAACAAACAAAAAAATGCAAAAAGAGATAAAAAAAGAGATTCACAAATGCAAAAATGGATGCAAAAAAAGCAGTATTAAATCAGAAAAAACCTCTCTTGTTAAAAGCTCAAATAATGTAAATATAGCAGGTGGTAACACGGCAAGTGGTACAAAAAAAGACAATGATGGAACTAATATAGCTGGGCTTATTTATAAGGCTATTTTAAAATACAAAACATATCCTAAAAAAGCAGAAATTATGGGTATTCAGGGCAGGGTTGTGGTAAGTTTTAAACTTAAAGATAAAGATAACTTTGAAATTTTGCAAGTATCTAGCAGTAGTGGAGCTAATATCCTCGATAAACACGCTCTTGCCATAATAGATAAAGCAAAAGTTGATTTTCCTATTGAAGTTATCGGTACTCAAATAAATGTACCTATAAATTTTAACTCAAAGGAACTAAGATGA
- the pstC gene encoding phosphate ABC transporter permease subunit PstC — protein sequence MTDTQKNAGFRELIFSNITKTASILVLVMLLAIFIALVYYSMPAIKEFGIGFLSNSTWDVNKGEFGGFASIYGSIVSTIIAMILATPVAIGIAIFLTQIAPFKVRNFFSVNIELLAAIPSIVYGMWGFLYFVPMIQKLFGGTGMGLLTGGIVLSIMILPFIASVTRDSMEATPAILKESAYALGATQFDVIKDVIFPYSKAGIIGSIILALGRAFGETMAVAFLLGGISVVPDTIFDPATSIPVTLATQFGEAMGNEIYESSLFYLALILFVISFITIAIAKFVFLREKRVIK from the coding sequence ATGACAGATACTCAAAAAAATGCAGGATTTAGAGAATTAATATTTTCTAATATTACTAAAACAGCTTCTATTTTAGTCCTTGTTATGCTTCTTGCCATTTTTATAGCCCTTGTTTATTACTCAATGCCTGCTATAAAAGAATTTGGTATTGGATTTTTATCAAATTCGACTTGGGATGTAAATAAAGGTGAATTTGGAGGTTTTGCTTCTATTTATGGTTCTATTGTATCAACTATAATTGCTATGATACTAGCAACTCCTGTCGCGATTGGCATAGCTATATTTTTAACACAAATTGCTCCTTTTAAAGTTAGAAACTTTTTTAGTGTAAATATAGAACTTTTAGCAGCTATTCCTTCAATTGTTTATGGTATGTGGGGATTTTTATATTTTGTTCCTATGATACAAAAACTATTTGGAGGAACAGGAATGGGTCTTTTAACTGGCGGTATAGTGCTTTCTATAATGATTTTACCATTTATCGCATCTGTTACAAGAGATAGTATGGAAGCAACACCTGCTATTTTAAAAGAATCAGCCTATGCCTTAGGTGCGACACAATTTGATGTTATAAAAGATGTTATTTTTCCTTATTCGAAAGCTGGTATTATAGGCTCTATTATACTAGCGCTTGGAAGAGCTTTTGGAGAAACAATGGCGGTTGCATTTTTACTTGGCGGAATTTCTGTTGTGCCAGATACTATATTTGATCCAGCAACTAGCATACCTGTTACTCTTGCTACACAATTTGGCGAAGCAATGGGTAATGAAATTTATGAAAGCAGTTTATTTTATCTAGCGTTGATACTTTTTGTTATTAGTTTTATTACAATAGCTATTGCTAAATTTGTGTTTTTAAGAGAAAAAAGGGTTATAAAATGA
- a CDS encoding DUF4857 domain-containing protein, with protein sequence MRKIMQIVILSFILAIFLPRGIDALLKSPKESASINYSEVYNDFIIQTSKQKEVLYFKGKDKNLSLDEYLDSLPFSFYTYLIANNRFPYDEWRNADKIRANSQKFSIKPENFNQKHPPIFTIFESNPKYLKLGYNEFAITSDKSGIIFTNLNTLKKDENLSKEFTTTLLNLDFKFPIQAHFTNPTTKKPFDEGVFLKDSKNELFHIKMKNLAPFVKKTKIKDVDFMLISENERREFYGAIIDKNGVSLVSYDNYSLINLPSKHYDPATDRLEISITPMSKSMSIKKNDIVYVYYFDKNYNVLRTFEYKFGTLNGLKMIKKIVLPFEIFLADSYAYKFNISNINLKVFWLNLLLFVFALYIFRNKKERFAKSILVLIFGIYGFLSVLAV encoded by the coding sequence ATGAGAAAAATCATGCAGATTGTTATACTATCTTTTATTTTGGCTATTTTTTTGCCAAGAGGTATTGATGCACTTTTAAAATCTCCAAAAGAGAGTGCAAGCATAAATTATTCGGAAGTTTATAATGACTTTATAATTCAAACATCAAAGCAAAAAGAGGTGTTGTATTTTAAAGGCAAAGATAAAAATTTAAGCCTTGATGAGTATTTAGACTCTTTGCCATTTTCTTTTTATACATACCTTATCGCAAATAACCGTTTTCCTTATGATGAGTGGAGAAATGCAGATAAAATAAGAGCAAATTCACAAAAATTTAGTATAAAACCTGAAAATTTTAACCAAAAACATCCACCTATCTTTACTATTTTTGAGTCAAATCCGAAATATTTAAAGTTAGGATACAACGAATTTGCCATTACTAGTGATAAATCAGGTATTATTTTTACAAATTTAAACACTCTTAAAAAGGATGAAAATTTAAGCAAGGAATTTACAACCACTCTTTTAAATTTGGATTTTAAGTTTCCCATTCAAGCCCATTTTACAAACCCAACTACCAAAAAACCATTTGATGAGGGAGTATTTTTAAAAGATAGTAAAAATGAACTCTTTCATATAAAAATGAAAAACTTGGCCCCATTTGTCAAAAAAACCAAAATAAAAGATGTAGATTTTATGCTTATTAGTGAAAATGAAAGACGTGAATTTTATGGTGCTATTATTGATAAGAACGGCGTTAGTTTAGTAAGTTATGATAATTATAGTCTTATAAATTTACCAAGCAAACATTATGATCCAGCTACAGATAGGCTTGAGATCTCTATAACACCTATGAGTAAAAGCATGAGTATTAAGAAAAATGACATAGTTTATGTATATTATTTTGATAAAAATTACAATGTTTTAAGGACTTTTGAGTATAAATTTGGCACATTAAACGGACTAAAAATGATAAAAAAGATTGTTTTGCCTTTTGAAATTTTTTTAGCAGATAGTTATGCTTATAAATTTAATATTTCAAATATTAACCTTAAAGTTTTTTGGTTAAATTTATTGCTTTTTGTTTTTGCGTTGTATATTTTTAGAAACAAAAAAGAGAGATTTGCAAAATCAATCCTTGTTTTAATCTTTGGAATTTACGGCTTTTTGAGTGTTTTAGCGGTATAG